Below is a genomic region from Planctomycetota bacterium.
GTGAGCGGAGCGATCCCCCGGATCCCTCGAAGTTTGATCTCCGTCCTGTTCCGGGGGATCGCTCCGCTCACCCCTCGGCGTCGGTCTCTGCAGAAGCGGTCCGTCGTGCTAGAGCATGACCTACAACAGTCGTCTTGAGCGAACGACGACCGAGTCTTCGAGAGTTGCTGCGACCCGGCATCCGGGGTGTCCGGGCGAACTGGCGGCCGTTTGTGTTGTTGCAGTTGGTCGCGTTTGCGGTGGTGGTGAGTTACTACCAGGTCGATTTCGTTCGTGAAGCGCTAAGTCACCTGGAGCAGCTCAAGGAGCGGCACGGCTATCTCTTTGCGGGTGCTGCTTCGGCAATCGCCGGGGCGCTCCTGCCGGAAGCGGCCAAGCTGGTGATTCAGCCGGGGTTTCGATTGCGGGATCGCGGCGAGGAAGTGCTCTTCCTGCTGGTGCTCTTCTTCTTCAACGGCATGCTTGTCGACGGGTTCTATCGCCTCGTCGGGCACCTCTTCGGTTCAGGCATTGATGTGCCGACCGTGCTGGGCAAGACGCTGGTCGACATGCTGGGTTTCACGCCGTTCGTGGCGTTGCCGATCGTGATGTTCGCATTTGCGATTCGCCGGCACGGCTACCGGCCGATGGATGGCGTGCGCGAGGTGGCAAGGACCGGGCCGGTCGCGTGGTATTTGAAACGCGTCGTGCCGATCCTGCTCCCGAACTGGGCGTTCTGGGTGCCGATGGTGCTGCTGATCTACTCGATGCCGTCCGGCTTGCAGATCGTGATGTTCGCCGGGGCGTTGTCGGCGTGGTCGCTGGTGATGGTCTTCATCGGCAACGACGAAGCGACCAGGGAGGCCGAGCAACTCACGCTGCCTGTGTCGACGACGAGCGTCGACGCATCACCTGGCGACGCGTCCGCTCCTGCAGCCAGCCGCTGAGGCGGACGTGCTTGTGCCGGGCGTGACGCAGGTGCTCCAGGTAGTCCTTGAGCGGGCCGGTCTTGAACGAGGCGAGGAAGTCGGGCGTGGCCGACGGATTGAACCGGCGGATCGCTTCGATGGTGCGGCGTCGGTCGTCGAGGACCGCCTCGCGTAGTCGCCGGCCGACGTCGGAGGTGTCGCTGGCACTCGGCCCGCTCGACGCGGGGTCGGAGGGGCGGGTCGCGTCGTTGGTGCGCTGCGCGTTCCTGAAGAGGTTCATCGACCGATAGCATCGACGCGTGAGCGACTCCGACTCCAGTGCGACCACCGATGCCACGCCGACCAATGCTGGCGGCGGGTCGCTGGCGAACCTGCGTCGCATGAGTTCGACAGCCGGCGTGTCGTCGGGCGCGTACCGGCCGGTCAATCCGCTGGCGGCCGTGGCGGGTGTGTTGGCGTTGCTGGCGCTGGGTACGTTCGTCCACGCCGGCTTCCTCGCGGCGGCGGCGGTCGGCATTGCGAGTTCGGCCGCGGCGCTGTGGCAGGTGCGGCGGTCGTCGGGAACGCAGGCCGGCGGATTGATCGCGTCGGTGGCGTTCGTCCTGTGCCTCGGCCTTGTGGCGTGGTCGATCTACGGCTACGCGACACGCAGCCAAACGGAAGCGAGCGAGTCCAAGGAAGTCCGCGCGGCGTGCGATGCCTTCGGCCAGCTCTTGGCCAGCGGCGACTACGACGCGGCCTACGCGATGACGCACCCGGCCTTCCAGGAAGACGTGCCGGCCAGTCGGTTCCGGTTCATCGTCGGCTCGTACCCGCAGGCTCAGAATCGTGACGGCACGTTCGTGTACGGCGCCTATCTCGGTGCCTCGGCCGGCGAGCGGATTCGCCTGTCGGTCGGCCCGGGCAATCGGCCGGAGGCGTCGCTGGAGCTGTCGTCGACGTTTGAGAATGCCGAGCCGTTGCGTCAGCCGGTTGTGATGCGTGAGACGGACGACGGCTGGAAGTTTCGGAGCTTCGAGCTCTGGTTCCCGTAGGCGTTGCGATCCGATGAGATTATCGGGCGGCGTGCGTTGGCTTTAAGGCGTGCGTGCGTCGGGCCGATACGCGTGAGGACTGCCCGGCCACGAGGGCCGCAGTGTTTCACGCCACGCTCGTCATCGAAGGATCGTCATGAAGGTTCACCCGCTCATCGCCGGCACTGCCACCGCTGCTGCTGCCGTCCTGGCCGCCAGCTCGCTCACCGGCTGCGTGTCGGGCAACCCGTTCGAGTCTGCCCGGCCCGACGTCGCGCCGATCGCCCAGACGCCCGACACCACCCCGGACTACGACACGACACCCGGCACGCGCTTCGGCAACACGCCGGCCGCGTCGTTCACCGAGGTGCCGACCGTCTCCGGCGATGCCGACATCGGCTTCGTGTCGACCGACGCCCGCGAGCCCAACGCCTTCGGCGAGTTTGAGGGTGAGGGCGAACGCCCGTACAAGCCCGTCGCCGGTCGCGCTGGCTACCAACAGCACACCTACGTCGACGAGGGCTTCGACACCGACGTCGCGGTCAGCCCTGACGGCGAAGCAATCGCCTTCGCCTCGACACGCCACAGCCAGCGGAGCGACATCTACCTCCAGTCCACCAGCGGCCTGGCCGTCACGAAGCTGACGACCGATCCGGCCGATGACGCGTTCCCGTCGTTCAGCCCGCAGGGCGATCGCATCGCCTTCTGCAGCAATCGCGCCGGCAACTGGGACGTGTACGTCATGGACCGCGACGGCCGCAACGTCACGGCAATCACGCAGGGCACGGGTCACGACCTGCACCCGAGCTTTTCGCCCGACGGGCGCAAGCTTGTCTTCTGCCGCATCGGTAGCCGCAGCGACCAGTGGGAGCTGTGGACGGCGGACATCGCCACGGGCGAGAAGACCATGATCGGCTTCGGCCTGTTCCCGGATTGGTCGC
It encodes:
- a CDS encoding DPP IV N-terminal domain-containing protein, whose amino-acid sequence is MKVHPLIAGTATAAAAVLAASSLTGCVSGNPFESARPDVAPIAQTPDTTPDYDTTPGTRFGNTPAASFTEVPTVSGDADIGFVSTDAREPNAFGEFEGEGERPYKPVAGRAGYQQHTYVDEGFDTDVAVSPDGEAIAFASTRHSQRSDIYLQSTSGLAVTKLTTDPADDAFPSFSPQGDRIAFCSNRAGNWDVYVMDRDGRNVTAITQGTGHDLHPSFSPDGRKLVFCRIGSRSDQWELWTADIATGEKTMIGFGLFPDWSPRMDKDVIAFQRARQRGGRWFSLWTLELDNGEPTNVTEVAMSTNAALVAPAWSPDGMKIAFATVVEPGAGMPDTDSAVGRQDIWTIDADGTNRHRITDGKGTYATPSWAENGRVFFVSDRGGTECVWSARADATNLSRMATRPPTPAQPKASTTPPFANTGNSTID